A DNA window from Burkholderiales bacterium contains the following coding sequences:
- the ydiK gene encoding AI-2E family transporter YdiK, whose product MTNTPVDLARATFAVIFMVGLIAASFWITRPFLPALIWATMIVVATWPLMLRVQERLWKRRSLAVLAMTIALLLIFLIPLALAISAIAANADTIAGWTKSLATVSMPLPPDWLHRIPFFGGRIASAWNDLAASAPEELAHKVAPYARILAHWFVKEVGSFGVMTGQFLLTVIIAGILYARGEVAAAGVCQFGQRLAGARGELAMRLAAQAIRGVALGVVVASIVQAGLGGIGLLAVGVPFAAILTAIMFILALAQIGAVPVLVCAIAWLYWKGDGGWATALLVWTIIVSGLDHVLRPLLIKMGADLPLLLVFAGVIGGLIAFGLVGIFVGPVVLAVGYTLLVAWVREALEPGAAAGK is encoded by the coding sequence ATGACAAATACTCCTGTTGACCTTGCCCGCGCGACGTTCGCGGTAATTTTTATGGTTGGGCTCATTGCCGCTTCATTCTGGATCACGCGGCCGTTTCTTCCTGCGCTCATCTGGGCGACGATGATCGTGGTGGCGACCTGGCCGCTCATGCTGCGCGTACAGGAACGACTGTGGAAACGCCGCTCGCTCGCGGTCCTGGCGATGACAATTGCGCTGCTGCTTATTTTTCTTATCCCTTTGGCGCTCGCAATTAGCGCCATCGCCGCCAATGCTGATACCATTGCCGGCTGGACAAAATCGCTCGCCACAGTAAGCATGCCGCTGCCACCCGATTGGTTGCACAGAATACCTTTTTTTGGTGGAAGAATTGCAAGCGCATGGAACGACCTCGCTGCATCGGCGCCGGAGGAACTCGCGCATAAAGTCGCGCCATATGCGCGAATCCTGGCTCACTGGTTTGTAAAAGAGGTCGGAAGTTTCGGAGTGATGACCGGCCAGTTCCTGCTCACAGTGATCATCGCCGGAATTCTCTATGCGCGCGGCGAAGTGGCCGCTGCCGGTGTGTGCCAATTCGGCCAGCGGCTCGCGGGAGCGCGTGGCGAACTCGCCATGCGGCTCGCTGCGCAGGCAATTCGCGGTGTTGCGCTTGGTGTTGTCGTGGCATCAATCGTTCAGGCCGGACTCGGAGGCATCGGACTCCTTGCTGTAGGCGTGCCGTTCGCGGCAATTCTCACGGCGATCATGTTCATTCTCGCGTTGGCGCAGATCGGGGCGGTGCCGGTACTGGTGTGCGCGATAGCGTGGCTTTACTGGAAAGGCGACGGCGGCTGGGCGACTGCGCTCCTAGTCTGGACGATTATAGTCAGCGGGCTCGACCACGTTTTGCGGCCGCTTCTCATCAAAATGGGCGCTGATCTGCCGCTGCTGCTTGTCTTTGCCGGTGTAATCGGCGGTCTGATTGCGTTTGGCCTTGTCGGCATTTTTGTCGGTCCGGTGGTGCTCGCCGTGGGCTACACCTTGCTCGTGGCGTGGGTGCGGGAGGCGCTTGAGCCCGGAGCAGCAGCCGGGAAATGA
- a CDS encoding alpha-D-glucose phosphate-specific phosphoglucomutase codes for MAIHPLAGKPAPKELLVDVNKLRKEYYARKPDIGDSAQQVSFGTSGHRGSSLRGTFNEVHVLAITQAICDYRNSQGTTGPLYIGKDTHALSEPAFKTALEVLAANGVDAMIDCANGFTPTPVVSHAILIYNRGRTAGLADGIVITPSHNPPDDGGFKYNPPHGGPADTDVTRWIEDKANLYLTNRLKGVLRIAYEKASHAATTRTYDFVDSYVRDLDSVVDMEIIRNAKLKIGADPLGGANVAYWQPIAERYDIEVELVNKTVDPTFRFMSLDWDGKIRMDCSSPYAMAKLIALKDRFDIAFGNDTDSDRHGIVTRSAGLMNPNHFLAAAIFYLFTHRPGWRADAAIGKTVVSSSVIDRVAAKIKRALVEVPVGFKWFVPGLLEGSLGFGGE; via the coding sequence ATGGCTATCCATCCTCTTGCCGGTAAGCCTGCTCCCAAGGAGCTGCTGGTCGATGTTAATAAGCTGCGAAAAGAATACTACGCGCGCAAGCCTGACATTGGCGATAGCGCGCAACAGGTAAGTTTTGGCACCAGTGGTCACCGGGGCTCGTCGCTTCGTGGCACATTCAATGAGGTGCATGTGTTGGCGATCACCCAGGCAATTTGCGACTACCGCAACAGTCAGGGCACCACCGGCCCTCTTTATATCGGAAAAGACACGCACGCGCTGTCGGAGCCAGCCTTTAAAACAGCGTTGGAGGTGCTCGCAGCAAACGGGGTTGACGCCATGATCGATTGTGCTAATGGTTTTACGCCTACCCCTGTGGTGTCTCATGCCATCCTTATATATAACCGCGGCCGCACCGCGGGCTTGGCGGATGGCATTGTAATTACACCGTCGCATAATCCGCCGGATGACGGCGGCTTCAAATACAACCCGCCGCACGGCGGACCCGCGGATACCGATGTAACTCGCTGGATCGAAGATAAAGCAAACCTGTACCTCACGAACCGTCTCAAGGGCGTGCTAAGAATCGCGTATGAAAAAGCCAGCCATGCCGCCACAACTCGAACTTATGATTTTGTCGATTCTTACGTGCGCGATCTGGATTCAGTTGTGGACATGGAAATCATCCGAAACGCTAAGCTCAAGATTGGCGCTGATCCGCTGGGTGGAGCGAACGTAGCGTACTGGCAGCCAATTGCCGAACGCTACGATATTGAGGTGGAATTGGTGAACAAAACAGTCGATCCGACTTTTCGCTTCATGTCTTTGGATTGGGATGGCAAGATCCGCATGGATTGTTCGTCGCCCTATGCTATGGCGAAGCTGATCGCGCTCAAAGACCGCTTCGACATCGCTTTTGGCAACGATACCGATAGTGACCGGCACGGCATTGTCACACGCAGCGCCGGCCTGATGAATCCCAATCATTTTCTGGCTGCGGCGATCTTTTACCTTTTTACCCATCGCCCAGGCTGGCGCGCAGACGCAGCCATCGGCAAAACCGTGGTGAGCAGCAGTGTTATCGACCGTGTGGCCGCCAAAATCAAGCGCGCGCTGGTCGAGGTGCCAGTGGGATTCAAGTGGTTTGTGCCGGGCCTGCTTGAAGGTTCGCTGGGCTTTGGCGGCGAGGA
- the glgX gene encoding glycogen debranching protein GlgX: MKIDVAKKSSSAPLGATVCSGGVNFSVFSRNATLVELLLFDDLNAAKPSTVIALDSSRNRTYHYWHIFVPDLKPGQIYGYRVHGLFRPERGLRFDGEKILLDPYGLAVAVPDAYDRKAARQPGGNAATAMKSVVADPRTYDWEGDLPLKRPFAETVIYEMHVGGFTRHPSSGIGTAKRGTYAGLIEKIPYLEDLGITAVELLPVFQFDPQDAPEGRVNYWGYQPVSFFAPHHAYSSRKEPLRVLDEFRDMIKAFHRAGIEVILDVVYNHTAEGGQNGPTLCYRGLADDFFYILEKDKSRYADYTGCGNTLNANQPIVRRLIQDSLRYWVTQMHVDGFRFDLASILSRDEAGHPLPNPPVLWDIESDPLLSGTKLIAEAWDAAGLYQVGSFVGDAWHEWNGRFRDDVRRFLKGDNGTVSNLAARLLGSPDIYGHKEREAEHSINFVTCHDGFTLNDLVSYNHKHNEANGENNRDGSDDNMSWNCGTEGPTDDVAIEALRNRQVKNFFALEMLAAGTPMLLMGDEVRRSQRGNNNAYCQDSDISWFDWSLLERHADIHRFVKLLNAFRQRRDLVAEQGKQSLNQLLERAKIEWHGVELNRPDWGENSHALAFTFRSLRARFLFHGMLNAYWEPLTFELPPAPAENHQRWRRCVDTALASPDDFHPWEKAPFVEQATYAVQPRSMVFLVLPLEAASERNLQPR; encoded by the coding sequence ATGAAAATCGACGTTGCCAAAAAAAGTTCGAGCGCTCCTCTCGGCGCGACTGTTTGTAGCGGCGGCGTCAACTTCAGCGTATTTTCAAGAAATGCCACCCTTGTTGAGCTGCTGTTATTCGATGACCTAAACGCCGCAAAGCCGTCCACTGTCATCGCGCTCGATTCAAGCCGAAACCGCACTTACCATTACTGGCATATCTTTGTGCCGGATCTTAAACCGGGCCAGATTTATGGCTACCGTGTCCATGGGCTGTTCCGGCCGGAACGCGGCTTGCGGTTCGATGGCGAGAAGATTCTTCTGGACCCTTACGGTCTTGCCGTCGCGGTTCCCGATGCTTACGACCGCAAGGCAGCACGCCAGCCGGGCGGCAACGCAGCGACTGCGATGAAAAGCGTCGTGGCCGATCCCCGCACTTATGACTGGGAAGGCGATCTTCCGCTCAAGCGGCCATTCGCGGAGACCGTGATCTATGAAATGCACGTCGGAGGTTTTACCCGGCATCCGAGCTCAGGCATCGGAACCGCGAAGCGTGGGACGTACGCCGGGCTAATCGAAAAGATTCCCTACCTTGAAGATCTGGGTATCACCGCGGTTGAGCTATTGCCGGTTTTTCAGTTCGATCCGCAGGATGCGCCAGAAGGTCGGGTGAACTATTGGGGATATCAGCCGGTCTCATTTTTCGCCCCGCATCATGCGTACAGTTCGCGCAAGGAACCGCTCCGCGTCCTTGATGAATTTCGCGACATGATAAAGGCATTCCACCGTGCCGGGATCGAGGTCATTCTCGATGTGGTCTACAACCACACCGCGGAAGGCGGCCAGAACGGGCCGACGCTTTGCTATCGCGGCCTGGCCGATGATTTCTTCTACATCCTGGAAAAAGATAAATCGCGTTACGCTGACTATACCGGATGTGGCAACACGCTGAACGCGAACCAGCCGATTGTGCGCCGGCTGATACAGGATAGCTTGCGCTACTGGGTGACGCAGATGCACGTTGACGGCTTCCGTTTTGACCTCGCATCGATCCTCTCGCGCGACGAGGCGGGCCATCCGTTGCCGAACCCTCCCGTCCTCTGGGATATCGAATCCGATCCTTTATTGTCCGGCACCAAGTTGATTGCAGAAGCGTGGGATGCAGCGGGACTCTATCAGGTGGGTAGCTTCGTTGGCGACGCCTGGCACGAGTGGAACGGACGATTTCGCGACGACGTGCGGCGTTTTTTGAAGGGGGACAACGGCACAGTATCCAACTTGGCCGCCCGGCTCCTTGGGAGTCCGGATATTTACGGTCACAAGGAACGTGAGGCCGAGCACAGCATCAATTTTGTGACCTGTCACGACGGTTTTACCCTCAATGACCTGGTCTCTTACAACCATAAACACAACGAAGCCAACGGTGAAAATAATCGCGACGGTTCAGACGACAATATGAGCTGGAATTGCGGGACGGAAGGACCGACTGACGATGTTGCGATTGAAGCGCTGCGCAACCGCCAGGTTAAGAACTTTTTCGCGCTGGAAATGCTGGCGGCTGGAACTCCGATGCTGCTCATGGGCGATGAGGTGCGCCGCAGCCAGCGGGGCAATAACAATGCGTATTGCCAGGACAGCGATATCAGCTGGTTTGACTGGAGTCTATTGGAGCGGCATGCCGACATTCACCGGTTTGTCAAGTTGCTTAACGCGTTTCGCCAGCGCCGCGATTTGGTTGCGGAACAAGGCAAGCAAAGCCTCAATCAACTTTTGGAGCGCGCAAAAATCGAGTGGCACGGGGTGGAGCTTAACCGCCCGGATTGGGGCGAAAATTCGCATGCCCTGGCCTTCACGTTCCGCAGCCTGCGCGCGCGTTTTCTCTTCCACGGGATGCTCAATGCTTATTGGGAACCGTTGACTTTCGAGTTGCCGCCCGCTCCTGCGGAAAATCATCAGCGCTGGCGGCGCTGTGTCGACACTGCGCTCGCATCACCCGATGACTTCCATCCCTGGGAAAAAGCGCCTTTCGTGGAACAGGCGACCTATGCGGTGCAGCCGCGCTCTATGGTTTTTCTCGTGCTGCCACTTGAGGCGGCTAGCGAAAGGAATTTACAGCCGAGGTAA
- a CDS encoding glycogen/starch/alpha-glucan phosphorylase, producing the protein MQAAALKQAVIDHLQYSVGGVAAVWSPHDYYRALALAVRDRMQRRWISSTQTVFEIRRKVAVYLSAEFLMGPHLGNNLLNLGIEQEARTALAELGQDLDVILGCEEEPGLGNGGLGRLAACYLDSLATLQRPAIGYGIRYEFGIFNQEIRDGWQTEATDKWLRYGNPWEIAKPGVVHYVNWGGHTEHYRDEEGRNRVRWVPDRVVKGTAYDTPIQGYGVNTCNTLRLWSAEAVESFDFQAFNVGDYYQAVAEKLSSETVTKVLYPNDEPEIGKRLRLGQQYFFVSCSLQDLLHILDLAGVPVQYFAQTFAVQLNDTHPSISVAELMRLLVDERRLDWDTAWAITVETFGYTNHTLLPEALETWPLEMFREFLPRHLEITYEINRRFLDEVRARFPGDESRVARMSLIAEEGDKRVRMAHLATVGSHAINGVAALHSDLLKASVLKDFYEMWPERFSNKTNGVTPRRFLALANPRLRELLNSTLGGKWLMDMGILRKLESFADDAAFQREWRAIKQANKQRLAAYIHAHTGIELEPHWLFDIQVKRIHEYKRQHLNVLHIITLYRRLKENPALAVPPRAFIFGGKAAPGYFMAKRIIKLINAVAETVNADPDVNTRMKVAFVPNFNVQSAQIIYPAADLSEQISTAGKEASGTGNMKFMLNGALTIGTLDGANVEIREEAGEENFFLFGLAADEVERVKREGYRPAGHVQGNAELRAVLELIGNGRFSRGDIEVFRPLVENLTQSDPFLVLADYAAYVACQEQVSSAWLDVENWTRMSIFNTARSGKFSSDRAIREYCDEIWNVQPVKVEL; encoded by the coding sequence ATGCAGGCCGCTGCGCTGAAACAGGCTGTGATCGATCACCTGCAATATTCAGTCGGGGGCGTGGCTGCGGTCTGGAGCCCACACGACTATTACCGCGCGCTCGCGCTTGCCGTGCGTGACCGCATGCAGCGCCGCTGGATCAGCTCTACGCAGACTGTTTTCGAAATCCGACGAAAGGTTGCAGTTTATCTCTCGGCGGAATTTCTCATGGGACCGCATTTGGGCAACAACCTGTTGAACCTCGGCATTGAACAAGAGGCGCGTACCGCGTTGGCCGAACTCGGCCAGGACCTCGATGTTATCTTGGGGTGCGAGGAAGAACCCGGATTGGGCAATGGCGGCTTGGGAAGGCTCGCCGCGTGTTATCTCGATTCGCTTGCAACCTTGCAGCGCCCGGCGATCGGCTACGGGATCCGCTATGAATTTGGCATCTTTAATCAGGAGATCCGTGACGGCTGGCAGACCGAAGCCACCGACAAATGGTTGCGCTACGGCAATCCCTGGGAGATCGCAAAGCCCGGAGTTGTTCATTACGTTAACTGGGGCGGCCATACTGAACATTACCGCGATGAAGAAGGCCGTAATCGCGTGCGCTGGGTGCCCGACAGGGTAGTTAAAGGCACTGCCTACGATACCCCGATTCAAGGCTACGGCGTCAACACCTGCAATACCTTGCGGCTTTGGAGTGCTGAGGCAGTCGAGTCATTCGATTTCCAGGCTTTTAATGTTGGAGATTATTATCAAGCAGTGGCGGAGAAACTTTCGTCCGAGACCGTAACCAAAGTACTTTATCCAAACGATGAGCCCGAGATCGGCAAGCGGCTGCGGCTGGGTCAGCAGTATTTCTTTGTTTCCTGTTCCCTGCAAGATTTGCTGCATATACTCGATTTAGCCGGCGTGCCGGTGCAGTACTTCGCGCAAACCTTTGCAGTGCAACTAAACGACACACATCCGTCGATAAGTGTGGCCGAACTGATGCGTCTCCTGGTGGACGAACGGCGCCTCGATTGGGACACGGCTTGGGCTATTACCGTGGAGACCTTTGGCTACACCAACCACACGCTGCTGCCCGAGGCGCTGGAGACCTGGCCGCTGGAAATGTTCCGCGAGTTCCTGCCGCGACATCTCGAGATTACTTACGAGATCAACCGCCGCTTTCTGGATGAGGTGCGCGCGCGTTTCCCGGGTGACGAATCACGCGTGGCGAGGATGTCGCTGATCGCCGAGGAGGGCGACAAACGAGTGCGCATGGCACATCTGGCCACCGTGGGAAGCCATGCCATCAACGGAGTTGCCGCGCTGCACTCCGATCTGCTCAAAGCCAGCGTGCTGAAGGATTTCTACGAAATGTGGCCGGAACGCTTCAGCAACAAGACCAACGGCGTTACGCCGCGCCGCTTTCTTGCGCTCGCCAACCCACGGCTGCGCGAGCTGCTCAACAGCACACTCGGCGGTAAGTGGCTAATGGACATGGGAATACTGCGCAAGCTGGAATCCTTTGCCGATGACGCAGCGTTCCAGCGCGAATGGCGCGCAATCAAACAAGCCAATAAGCAACGGCTCGCCGCCTATATCCATGCACATACCGGAATTGAGCTTGAACCCCACTGGTTGTTCGACATCCAGGTCAAGCGTATCCACGAATATAAGCGCCAACATCTGAACGTGCTGCACATTATCACTCTCTATCGCCGGCTCAAGGAAAATCCTGCGCTCGCGGTTCCGCCGCGCGCTTTCATCTTCGGCGGTAAGGCAGCGCCCGGCTATTTCATGGCCAAGCGCATCATCAAGCTTATCAATGCCGTTGCCGAGACGGTCAACGCAGACCCGGATGTGAATACGCGAATGAAAGTCGCCTTCGTTCCCAATTTCAACGTTCAAAGCGCACAAATTATTTATCCGGCAGCCGATTTATCCGAGCAGATATCGACTGCCGGCAAGGAGGCCTCAGGCACCGGCAACATGAAGTTCATGCTCAACGGAGCGCTCACCATCGGCACGCTCGATGGTGCCAATGTCGAGATACGCGAAGAAGCGGGTGAGGAAAATTTCTTTCTGTTCGGGCTCGCGGCTGACGAAGTCGAGCGCGTCAAGCGCGAAGGGTACAGGCCCGCCGGCCACGTTCAAGGCAACGCTGAACTGCGCGCGGTACTGGAACTCATTGGGAACGGCCGCTTCTCGCGCGGCGATATCGAGGTATTCCGCCCGCTGGTAGAGAATCTGACCCAGTCCGACCCATTTCTGGTACTTGCCGACTACGCAGCGTACGTCGCCTGCCAGGAACAGGTTAGTTCAGCATGGCTGGACGTCGAAAACTGGACGCGCATGTCGATCTTCAACACCGCGCGCAGCGGCAAGTTTTCGTCCGACCGTGCCATAAGGGAATATTGCGATGAGATCTGGAATGTGCAGCCGGTAAAGGTGGAATTATAA